CCCGTGGCCAACGAGGCCACCATGGACCCGCGGACCCCCGTGGTGGCGCAGGAGGTGGAGTACTCGGTGGACGGCTCGCGTGTCCGCGGCTACGAGGCGCGTCCCGCAGGCGCCGCCGCGAATGCGTCCCTGCCGTCCGTGGTCGTCATCCACGAGTGGTGGGGGCTGAACGACAACGTCCGCATGATGGCGCGCCGGCTGGCGGGCGAGGGCTACCGCGTGCTCGCGGTAGACATGTACGAGGGGCAGGTGGCGCAGTCGCCGGAGCAGGCGCGCACGCTGATGCAGGGCGTGATGCAGAATCCCTCGCGCGGCATCGCCCACCTGGCGGGCGCCGTCCGGTCGCTCGAGGAGCGCACCGGGGCGCAGCGCATCGGCATCATGGGGTGGTGCTTCGGCGGGGCGTGGGCGCTGCAGGGCGCGCTGAACCTGCCCGACAAGTTCGACGCGGCCGTAATGTACTACGGGCGCGTAGTGACCGACCGCGAGCAGCTGGCCCGCCTGCGCGCGCCCCTCCTGGGCCTGTTCGGCGCCGAAGACCAGGGCATTCCCGTGGACCAGGTGCGGCAGATGGAGTCGACGCTGCGCGACGTGGGGAAGGACGCCACCATCCAGATCTATCCCGGCGCCGGCCATGCCTTCGCCAACCCGTCGGGCCAAGCGTACAAGGCCGACGTGGCCAGCGATGCCTGGCGGCGCACGACCTCCCACTTCGGGCTGCACCTTCGCTGATCAGCGCCAGCCGCCGTCATTTGCGGTGAACTCCCCCTCTTCGAGCCGCGCCGCGGAACGGGGAGGGGCGGGGCAGGCGGCGAGGTTTCGGCCCGCACGTGCTTGACTCCCGGATGGGGGGTGCCTACCATCCCTCGCCGTCTTCATCCGTTTCCCCTTCCTTCGCAGGCCCTCTCCCGTGCCGACACTTCGAATCGCTTTCTGCGCCGCGCTCCTGGCTGTCGCGGCCCTGTCCACCCCCGCTGGCGCGCAGTTCGTCGCTGAATACCCGGAGGTGCAGTCAGCCGAGGCTGCCCGCGTGCGACGACGGATGATGGAAGACAGGCAGCTGGAGCAGTTTGCGCTGGCGATGAACGGGTGGCTCCGCATGCCGCGCCGCATTGCGGTTCGCATGGCCGAGTGCCCCACCTCCGACGTGCGGTGGGTTTCGGAGCAGCGTGCGGTGGAGATCTGCTATCGGATGGGGACGCGGGTGCACAACCTCCTTTCCGCCGACACACTGCGGGAGTCGTTTGCCCCCGCGATGTTCTTTCTGCAATTGCACGCGGTTGCCCATGGCGTGATCGACGAGCTGGATCTGCAGGTGGGCGGGCGCGAGGAGCAGGCGGTGGACGAACTCGTGGCGCTGCTGCTGATGCGCTTCCATGACCCGTCGGGAGTGGCGCTGCGGGGAATCACTACCCTGCAGCGGGCCGACGCCAACTGGGCCCAGTGGGATTTTGCCGAAGGCCACGGGCTCACGGCGGCACGGATTCAGAACGTCGCCTGCCTGGTATACGGCATCAACGCGCGTGCCTACGAGCCGATTCGCCGTGCGGGCCTGTTCCCCGCCTCGCGCGCATCGCAGTGCACCACCGCCGGCCAGCGGCTCCTCACCGTGTGGGGCAATCGCCTGGGCAATCGGCTGAGATCACGATGATCGGGCCGCGCTCTTCCCCCTTTGCGCAGGCACGGCCACTGCTCGGGCCAGTGCAGCGCAGTGGGCGGTCGGTGACAAGGCCTGCCTTGTAGGCGCGATCCTTCCTTTCCGCGGCCCCGTCCATGCGTAACCCGCGCCCGTGTTCACGTTTACGAGCGTAGAGGAGACGCGGGGGCGATGCGGCTGAACGAGCTTGCCCGGCAGTACGAGGCGCAGCGGTACCCGCCCATGCGCCGGCTGGACCTTCAGAACGAGGGGCCGGAGACGGCGCGGCAGCGGGCGCTGCGGTGGATCCAGAGCCATGCCCATGAGCAGCCCGGCGCCGACCTGCTGCTGA
This sequence is a window from Longimicrobium sp.. Protein-coding genes within it:
- a CDS encoding dienelactone hydrolase family protein, with amino-acid sequence MLGRLSILISALVLGACATRPAVEGTTGSQAHVDAMVREHAGHTPVANEATMDPRTPVVAQEVEYSVDGSRVRGYEARPAGAAANASLPSVVVIHEWWGLNDNVRMMARRLAGEGYRVLAVDMYEGQVAQSPEQARTLMQGVMQNPSRGIAHLAGAVRSLEERTGAQRIGIMGWCFGGAWALQGALNLPDKFDAAVMYYGRVVTDREQLARLRAPLLGLFGAEDQGIPVDQVRQMESTLRDVGKDATIQIYPGAGHAFANPSGQAYKADVASDAWRRTTSHFGLHLR
- a CDS encoding DUF4344 domain-containing metallopeptidase, with the translated sequence MPTLRIAFCAALLAVAALSTPAGAQFVAEYPEVQSAEAARVRRRMMEDRQLEQFALAMNGWLRMPRRIAVRMAECPTSDVRWVSEQRAVEICYRMGTRVHNLLSADTLRESFAPAMFFLQLHAVAHGVIDELDLQVGGREEQAVDELVALLLMRFHDPSGVALRGITTLQRADANWAQWDFAEGHGLTAARIQNVACLVYGINARAYEPIRRAGLFPASRASQCTTAGQRLLTVWGNRLGNRLRSR